One window of the Archangium primigenium genome contains the following:
- a CDS encoding peptidase domain-containing ABC transporter, translating into MSRFPALQRLGLPGLARRIPFLQQLDANDCGATCLAMVLAFHGKVVRLHEVREILGTGRDGSNALQLLGAARHYGLRSRGVSLEPEDLHFLPRGSILHWEFRHFVVFERMGRGWVDLVDPAIGRRRVPLEQVRRSFTGVALVLEPGDHFVKEEGQPRPILRHLKQLMFQSGLLSRILVTSALVQLFALGLPVLTGALTDRVVPRGDADLLVVLAVAMASLVGFQFLASMVRSYLLLRLRTEMDARMTLGFVEHLVELPYAFFQRRSPGDLMNRLNSNATIRELLTSGALSGLLDGSLVTLYLMVLFFANGPLALLVVGVGVLQVGVFIWSRRRQAELMSRSLEAESKSQAYQVEFLIGMQNLKAMGGEHRAMDRWSGMFVDVLNISLARGKLSTLTDALMSALRLGAPLVIMCFGAWQVLRGALTLGGMLALNAVAMGFLGPLSNLVSTLMQFQLLGSYFERIHDVLDTPQEQETEKVRPAHTLAGHITLEDVSFRYGPHSPLVTRGVSVDVQPGQMVAIVGRSGAGKSTLANLLLGMYVPSSGRILYDGVDLTELDLRSVRQQVGIVMQSPALFSSSIRSNIALADPSLPMDAIIEAARLARLHKEILAMPMGYETLLLERGASLSGGQRQRLALARALVRKPAILLLDEATSALDSITEGEVHRALASIRCTRVVIAHRLSTVVHADLILTMEDGALVEAGTHEELVARGGVYAALVAAQLASAPAAAARREEPRAESA; encoded by the coding sequence ATGAGCCGTTTTCCCGCGCTGCAGCGGCTGGGTCTGCCCGGCCTCGCGCGGCGCATTCCCTTCCTGCAGCAGTTGGATGCCAATGATTGTGGGGCCACGTGTCTGGCCATGGTGCTCGCCTTCCATGGAAAGGTGGTGCGCCTGCACGAGGTGCGGGAGATATTGGGCACCGGCCGGGACGGGTCCAATGCCTTGCAGCTGCTCGGGGCCGCGCGCCACTACGGGCTGCGCAGCCGGGGGGTGTCCCTGGAGCCGGAGGATCTGCACTTCCTGCCCCGGGGCTCCATCCTGCACTGGGAGTTCCGCCACTTCGTGGTCTTCGAGCGCATGGGGCGCGGGTGGGTGGACCTGGTGGATCCGGCGATCGGCCGGCGCCGCGTGCCGCTCGAGCAGGTGCGCCGCTCGTTCACGGGCGTGGCCCTGGTGCTCGAGCCCGGGGACCACTTCGTCAAGGAGGAGGGCCAGCCCCGGCCCATCCTCCGACACCTCAAGCAGTTGATGTTCCAGTCCGGGCTGCTCTCGCGCATCCTCGTCACCTCGGCGCTCGTGCAGCTCTTCGCGCTGGGGCTGCCGGTGCTCACCGGGGCGCTCACGGACCGGGTGGTGCCCCGCGGGGACGCGGATCTGCTCGTCGTCCTGGCGGTGGCCATGGCGTCGCTCGTGGGCTTCCAGTTCCTGGCCTCCATGGTGCGCTCCTACCTGCTCTTGCGGCTGCGCACGGAGATGGACGCGCGCATGACGCTGGGCTTCGTGGAGCACCTGGTGGAGCTGCCCTACGCCTTCTTCCAGCGGCGCTCGCCGGGCGACCTGATGAACCGCCTCAACAGCAACGCCACCATCCGCGAGCTGCTCACCTCGGGGGCGCTGTCGGGACTCTTGGACGGCTCGCTGGTGACGCTCTACCTGATGGTGCTCTTCTTCGCCAACGGGCCCCTGGCGCTGCTGGTGGTGGGGGTGGGCGTGCTCCAGGTGGGCGTGTTCATCTGGTCCCGCCGTCGTCAGGCGGAGCTCATGTCCCGGAGCCTGGAGGCGGAGTCCAAGTCCCAGGCCTACCAGGTGGAGTTCCTCATCGGCATGCAGAACCTCAAGGCCATGGGCGGCGAGCACCGGGCGATGGACCGCTGGTCGGGCATGTTCGTGGACGTGCTCAACATCTCCCTGGCGCGCGGCAAGCTCAGCACCCTGACGGACGCGCTGATGAGCGCGCTGCGGCTCGGCGCCCCGCTGGTCATCATGTGTTTTGGCGCCTGGCAGGTGCTGCGCGGGGCGCTCACCCTGGGTGGCATGCTCGCGCTCAACGCGGTGGCCATGGGCTTTTTGGGCCCGCTGTCCAACCTGGTCTCCACGCTCATGCAGTTCCAGCTCTTGGGCAGCTACTTCGAGCGCATCCATGACGTGCTGGACACCCCGCAGGAGCAGGAGACGGAAAAGGTGCGCCCGGCGCACACGCTCGCGGGCCACATCACGCTGGAGGACGTCTCCTTCCGCTACGGCCCCCACTCGCCCCTGGTGACGCGGGGCGTGTCGGTGGACGTCCAGCCCGGACAGATGGTGGCCATCGTGGGGCGCTCGGGCGCGGGCAAGTCCACGCTCGCCAACCTCCTGCTCGGCATGTACGTGCCCAGCTCCGGGCGCATCCTCTATGACGGGGTGGACCTGACGGAGCTGGACTTGCGCTCGGTGCGCCAGCAGGTGGGCATCGTCATGCAGAGCCCCGCGCTGTTCAGCTCCAGCATCCGCTCCAACATCGCGCTGGCGGACCCCTCCCTGCCCATGGACGCCATCATCGAGGCGGCGCGGCTGGCCAGGCTGCACAAGGAGATCCTCGCCATGCCCATGGGCTACGAGACGCTGCTGCTCGAGCGTGGCGCGTCCCTGTCCGGAGGGCAGCGGCAGCGGCTCGCGCTCGCCCGCGCCCTGGTGCGCAAGCCCGCCATCCTGCTGCTCGACGAGGCGACGAGCGCCCTGGACTCCATCACCGAGGGCGAGGTGCACCGCGCCCTGGCCTCCATCCGCTGCACCCGGGTGGTCATCGCCCATCGCTTGAGCACCGTGGTCCACGCGGACCTCATCCTCACCATGGAGGACGGCGCGCTCGTGGAGGCGGGGACGCACGAGGAGCTGGTCGCCCGGGGCGGGGTGTATGCCGCGCTGGTGGCCGCCCAGCTCGCGAGCGCTCCGGCCGCCGCGGCCCGCCGCGAGGAGCCGCGCGCCGAGAGCGCGTGA